One Mycoavidus sp. HKI genomic region harbors:
- a CDS encoding DUF1439 domain-containing protein — MSYPFTTAMRRRLILGSVGFFVLALLFGACSNSIFPFISGQYTFSAREIQTAVEKKFPYDQQILQIFKLKFSHPQITLQPKANRLAIALDAQISSPFIAQPVNGQFTLNSELSYDRISRSVVLKHPQVEHLQFEGMADEFERQINTAAALLATQLLDNYPIYTFKSDQLLFAKIAYEPGTITVVPEGVRVQLVER, encoded by the coding sequence ATGAGCTATCCTTTTACTACGGCTATGCGTCGTCGCTTGATCTTGGGATCAGTGGGCTTTTTTGTTCTGGCGCTCTTATTTGGCGCCTGTAGCAACTCTATCTTTCCATTTATTTCTGGTCAATATACTTTTTCGGCACGGGAAATCCAGACTGCGGTTGAAAAGAAATTTCCATATGACCAGCAGATCTTACAAATTTTTAAGCTTAAATTTTCCCATCCTCAAATCACTTTGCAGCCAAAGGCAAATCGCCTTGCCATTGCACTAGACGCGCAAATTAGCAGTCCTTTTATTGCGCAGCCAGTGAATGGTCAATTCACTCTCAACAGTGAGCTTTCCTATGATCGTATCAGCCGCTCTGTAGTGCTTAAGCACCCCCAAGTCGAGCATTTACAGTTTGAGGGTATGGCGGATGAATTTGAGCGGCAAATCAACACCGCCGCTGCATTGCTTGCAACGCAATTGTTGGATAATTATCCAATCTACACTTTTAAATCTGATCAATTGTTGTTTGCTAAGATTGCTTATGAACCCGGTACGATCACCGTTGTGCCAGAGGGTGTTCGGGTACAACTGGTCGAGCGTTAA
- a CDS encoding protein-L-isoaspartate O-methyltransferase, whose product MNLEQARRNMIQQQIRPWNVSDQDVLNLLEIIKRENFVPPAYQNIAFADLEIPLPCGQHMLSPKIEARILQALQLKPHESILEIGTGSGYMAALLSYLSQHVLTIEIHAELAALAQENLLKNTISKVSVVTGDGAQGWPQQAPYDVIVVSGGLPVLPPTLLTQLKPGGRLCAFVGTAPVMQAQLITCVDKNEYQSEVLFETWAPPLVNAIEAPRFSF is encoded by the coding sequence ATGAATCTCGAACAGGCACGTCGCAATATGATTCAACAGCAGATCCGTCCCTGGAATGTATCTGACCAGGATGTACTGAATTTGCTTGAAATCATTAAACGCGAGAATTTTGTACCGCCCGCCTACCAAAATATTGCCTTTGCCGATCTTGAAATTCCGCTGCCCTGCGGGCAGCATATGTTATCCCCAAAAATCGAAGCGCGGATCTTGCAAGCCCTCCAACTGAAACCGCATGAATCCATACTTGAAATCGGCACAGGCAGCGGTTATATGGCCGCATTACTCTCCTATCTCAGTCAACACGTATTGACGATTGAAATCCATGCCGAACTTGCCGCACTCGCACAAGAAAATTTGCTTAAAAACACTATCTCGAAGGTAAGCGTGGTCACGGGTGACGGTGCGCAAGGTTGGCCACAGCAAGCACCCTATGATGTCATTGTGGTCTCTGGTGGGCTACCTGTCTTACCGCCAACGTTACTCACGCAACTCAAGCCAGGAGGCCGTCTGTGCGCTTTCGTTGGCACCGCACCGGTGATGCAAGCGCAACTCATTACCTGTGTTGATAAAAACGAATACCAAAGCGAAGTTTTATTTGAAACTTGGGCCCCTCCTCTAGTTAACGCAATAGAGGCGCCACGCTTTAGCTTCTGA
- the waaA gene encoding lipid IV(A) 3-deoxy-D-manno-octulosonic acid transferase: MLRQIYRALWWLVAPVAVLRLLWRSRCEPGYARHIGERFGFGHLPGFLNDGAPLLWVHAVSVGETRAAQPLIEALIAACPEARILITHMTPGGRATGEALFGARVWRCYLPYDMPFAVRRFLTRYRPTLGVVMETEVWPTLIDECRRARVPLALVNARMSVRSYRRAAKFGQAGREVFGGFTRVFAQSLADAERLSALGARPVTVLGNLKFDMAPPAALIARGQTWRLGFGSRPVWVAASTRAGEEALILDAFKRSGLAENAVLILVPRHPQRFNEVAALLAREGWRFARRSAWHTPPSETAENDLSNQEINRANQPLLGPDIQVWLGDSMGELGAYYAAADVAFIGGSLLPFGGQNLIEACAAGVPVLIGAHTFNFEQASADAIMAGAARRVADPAALGKALRTLLIDSNLRTTMSTAAVAFAARHRGATRRTVAALMALLHSN; the protein is encoded by the coding sequence ATGCTACGCCAAATTTATCGTGCTTTATGGTGGCTTGTGGCTCCCGTTGCGGTGCTGCGGCTTTTATGGCGTTCTCGCTGCGAGCCGGGTTACGCCCGGCATATTGGGGAACGTTTTGGTTTTGGGCATTTGCCTGGCTTTTTAAATGATGGTGCGCCTTTGCTCTGGGTGCATGCAGTGTCGGTTGGTGAGACGCGCGCGGCGCAGCCGCTGATCGAGGCTCTTATAGCGGCCTGCCCAGAGGCGCGCATATTGATCACCCATATGACGCCAGGCGGCCGGGCAACGGGTGAGGCGCTGTTTGGCGCGCGCGTATGGCGCTGTTACTTGCCCTACGATATGCCGTTTGCCGTGCGGCGTTTTCTAACACGCTATCGGCCCACGCTTGGGGTGGTGATGGAAACGGAAGTGTGGCCAACGCTGATTGATGAGTGCCGTCGGGCTCGCGTGCCGCTTGCATTAGTGAATGCTCGTATGTCAGTACGTTCATATCGGCGAGCGGCTAAATTCGGGCAGGCCGGGCGTGAAGTTTTTGGTGGTTTTACTCGTGTCTTTGCGCAAAGCCTAGCTGATGCAGAGAGACTCAGTGCGTTAGGCGCCCGCCCTGTAACGGTGCTGGGCAACCTGAAGTTTGATATGGCGCCGCCTGCCGCACTGATCGCCCGCGGCCAAACCTGGCGCTTAGGTTTTGGCTCGCGCCCAGTATGGGTAGCAGCTAGCACGCGCGCTGGCGAGGAAGCACTCATACTAGATGCATTTAAACGTAGCGGGCTGGCTGAAAATGCTGTGTTAATTTTAGTGCCACGCCACCCGCAACGCTTTAACGAGGTGGCGGCATTACTTGCGCGAGAAGGTTGGCGTTTTGCCCGGCGTTCTGCTTGGCATACCCCCCCCTCCGAGACTGCTGAAAATGATTTGTCAAATCAAGAAATAAACCGCGCAAACCAGCCATTGCTTGGGCCTGATATTCAGGTATGGTTGGGCGATTCGATGGGTGAATTGGGGGCGTATTATGCGGCAGCGGATGTGGCTTTTATTGGTGGCAGTTTGTTGCCATTTGGTGGACAGAATTTGATCGAAGCATGTGCTGCTGGGGTGCCGGTCTTAATTGGCGCCCATACCTTTAATTTCGAACAAGCAAGTGCGGATGCAATCATGGCAGGCGCGGCGCGGCGCGTGGCTGACCCGGCCGCGCTTGGTAAAGCATTGCGCACGCTGCTTATAGACTCGAATCTACGCACTACAATGAGTACCGCAGCAGTCGCGTTTGCTGCCCGCCACCGTGGCGCAACGCGCCGTACGGTGGCAGCGCTAATGGCGTTGCTCCACTCAAATTAA